The Papaver somniferum cultivar HN1 chromosome 6, ASM357369v1, whole genome shotgun sequence genome segment AACCCAGAAAAGAATTAAGTTGTATGCTAATAAAACAATGATAGACAAATGTTTTCAAGTTGGAGATTTGGTGTATCTCAGATTGCATCCATACAGGCAAGCCTATGTATCTCTAAGGAAAAATTTTAAACTCTCGGAAAATTCTATGGGACATTTCAAGTTTTGTAGAAGCTTGGTACAGTTGCTTCCAAGTTGCAGTTACCCTCTGATGCTCGTGTCCACCCTGTGTTCCACGTTTCTCAGCCGAAGCAACACATTGGCAAGTACCAAATTCCGTCCCCTACTATGTCACTAGTAGATATTGAAGATGAAATCATCACTATCCAAAATTTATCCTCGAGGACAAGGATCATTTTGAGAGGTAGGCATTGTCCTGATCTCACTATTTTGGTCTACCCTCGGGCTGCCAGTAGTAATAGCAGAAAGATGTTTGTCGTATCTGTTAGAGGTCATTTGGATATTTATGTGTTCCTGGGATTCTTGACGTGTGTCACTCATCCAGTGAGTAGAGTTACGGTTCAATTTTTGGTTATAAATGTGTAAGAAAGATATTTCAGATCTTTTAAGTATTTAATGAAATAGAAACCCCTTTAGGCTGCAGCACCACATTTCGGCCTGAATCTTCTGGTTCAAGAGTTACTCTTATCAAATTCATCTTTATTACGTGTTTTTAAGAATCAAATCCCTCCATGGATAACGTAATAATGACGATTTTTTTTACTCCATTACGAAGAGattaatatttttcaaatccATTTGCAAAATATGCTTAAAAGTTCTCGCTTAAAAAAACTAGAGAAATGTCTTCAAAGTTGTTTTCCAAGTACAACCATTATGATTACTATTTACTTTTTTCCAGTGTACTCCAATATCTTAAATTTTTAtgggatttttaacaaactgccacacttgcaaatcccgattcaagaaaatgccaccatTTTTTTTCAGAGTTaattaaatgccacaaccgttaaaTATTCCGTCAGGGCCTACCAAACCGGTCTATATGCGTTGAACAAGTCAAGAAAATATGTTATCATTCCCTATTTACCCTTCACAATCCTTAAAGACTTGTGAATCGCTAATTAGGAGAAAGCAGAACAAAGAATCTGAGAGAGGAGAAAAGCAGCAGCTGCTGCTATTATTGCCGAGAACTAGGTCGAGAAAAAAACAGAGAAATTGAGAGATGAAATCGAGCAGAAAATGAAGATGGGTCTGAGAATTAGatctgttgagattgtgaaggttcaAATTGAGGATTTGTTTTAAAATTGGAGGTGTTCTTGGTGATTCAGATGAACATTTGGAGTTGATGTTGTTGTCGATCTCTAgaaatggaagatgaagaagaattgatagggtacaatgatgaaattgaactgagCTACAGTCGTGGATAATTGAGAATAAATTGAACATTGGGTTTGATTTGCCGATAGAGATCAAGATATTGATCTGATGGATGCTGTGATGATTGTGGGTTTGAATCAAATCGAGAATTGGTTAGAATTTTGTGATGAAGCAAGAACATTGATGAGATGGTATCAATATCAGTTTTGTGAAACCTACATATAGGATTTGTCAAAATTCTTTCTTAAAGTTTTGGGAAATAATTTTAGGGTTCGTCAAAATTATGTTTAATTCATAGAATTCAGGTTGTTTTAAGAATAGGGTTTAGCTTGATTTTCATTTTGTTTCCAGTTTCgtatgttaattagggtttctaattGTTTTTTACTGTAAATTGTTTTGATTATGATGGTTGTCGTGATGAAGCAGTATTGGTGGCTGATACTGGTGGTGATGTCATGGCTTGGGCCATGGTTGCAGGTGATGGCAGATTGAAGAAGGAGTTGCAGAGACTGAACTGGTTGGTGGTAATGGAGATGTATGATGTTGGTTCCATGGGTTTGGTGACATTTTTTCTGATAGGTGTTGAATGAAACTGGAGATGGTTTTCCAGGGGATATATGGCTATACAATGGTAGAACTGTCATGGGATTAGatttaatgggtttgttgtgaaTTGAATTTGCAGGTGTTTCGGTGAGTTTAGAAGCGCTAGAAATTTCAATGTTACACCAAGATGAGAATGGCACATTAGGTGTTCGATAAAAGTCCTAAATGGTTTTTCCTTCACCTCTTCAAGCTCAGTTTCTACCAGTTGAGCCTGTGTACAAGGTGGTTTGTGCTTGGTTAATGTCACAGGAGCTGCAGGGAGTTGCTGTAGGCTCTTGAGATGAAGCAAGAGAAAATGACTgcgatggttggtgatgaattgcCATGGAACTGAAGTGTTGCTACAAAGTTCCATGGGTATTTGGTGacttagatgaatgctaggacagGTGACATGACAGTGTTGATGCTGGAGAGTTTTACTGGTGGATGTTGCAGGTGCAGTGAACCCAAGAACAAAGAGGAATCGGTGATGGATTACGGATGGGTATGATGTTGTTGAACTGGACATGGCGAGTTGGTGACAAATTTGAGGgtgtatatgtcttttactaagctggataaatgccacctatgcactaactgatggcaacagtttttttggatggaaaaggtcaaacgtgtggcattaaataaactctgaaaaaaaaacggtggcattttcttaaactgcaaattggaagtgtggcactttattaaaatttcCGATTTTTATTTAGATTTACTCTAGTGAAGTCTCCACTAATGAGCTTCCTTTTGTTTAGACGTCAAAGTTTCATCTATCTTCTTATCAGAATTGTGAAATAAAAATGTTTCATCACTTTTATATCATATAGAGGTTCACTCAATTTCCATGGTCCATTTGTTATTAGCTCATTTTTTATGAATCATCAAGTACAAATGAGTCACAGTAAGATTTGGTTGTTATCTACTACCGTGGAATACCTTTTCTTTCTAACAGTAGTTGTTTACATCGATTGGTTGGTGTCGGGAAATTGAGAATTTGTGCCAATAGTTCTCTGTGACTGGGTAATAAAATGCTAGCCATGTATGAATGCATTGCCTAACTAGTAGATTTGGTATTTGCCTTTCCGTATGTTTCCATTTAGATAACTCGTTTTCTTCACATATATAACACTAGATAACAGTATGCGGCTAAGCAACTTCAAAAATCCAAAGTTTCCTAGGTTTTTAACCTTTTCAGTGTTGTGTCCCCCAATCATTGGTAGCATGAACGAgaccaaaaaagaagaaaagcagGGGCTGCTGATGAAGGATTGGAAACATAATTGGCCAAACTTAAGGAATGATGCAGAGATATTGGTACGTGATACTAGATTGACCTATAATTGGAAAGAGCTGGATTATGAACATCCAATTGTGTTTTTATAATACAAATGAATTAACTAATCCATATTTGTCAAAGAGAGTTGGTGGTATGAACATTGTTAGTGGCTTCGCAGTCATATTCAGCCTGTTACACTCGAGGCATAGTAGGTAGTGCATTATTGCCTGCTATTCATTCAAAATTTCAACTCTATAAGGTGTGTTTGATTGCCTTCAGATTTGAATCCTATTCATGATCAGGTGGCTGAATATTCCCTGTCGTATCTCCAATTAATTAGAGGTATCTGCTCAGTGGTTGGCAGGCCAACAAATTCTTAGTAGCAGAATTTATTAAATGTACAGGCAGAACGTGGATCTGAGTTGTACAAACTTGGTAGCTTATACACTGACAATGGTACATGTTCTTCTGCCCATCCAACAGTGTTATTACTTATTACCATACTGACTGCAAAAACAATCCCTGAAATGGTTACTGCAGCATCCCTCCCCAGTCCCAAGTTTAAGCTAATTTAGCACATTCAGGGttcataatttttgtttttcttaccgAAGATTTAGAATATGAGACAGGAGAAGATGCAAACTTTGGTTAAAATACAATCCCAAGCAACAACTTTGAACAAATACAATAAGCTTTCCAGCGAACCATCATCCATTTAAGAAATTCAAGGCAAATCATATATTTATTTATCAGCCAAAATTACCTTAGAAGTTAAGAAAATCAAATTTTCTCATACTTTGTAATTTGTATTGATGAAATGTGGGAAAACATTAACCCAAAAAAGTGGCTAAATTGTACACATTATATCCAACATCTAGTCATTGAAGACAAATGGTGGTTGCAAGCCTGCAAGTGCACATAAATACGAGCACCGTGCTTTGGCATGGTTCATCCTCTAACCCTCTTGCAAAAGGTTTGCAGGAACAGTACTCGTAAATATTCATCATGTATTACCACTCAATACGTCCATTCCCTGTGAACCGAATAAAACCATACATAATATGTTTTAGATTCGGATAAGTAGTTTTGAACTGAACTTATTGTAAGTTGTACTAAAACTTTGATAGAAACAGTCATACCTGGCTACTTGAAGCTTGTTCATTTATCCTGTTATTAGGCCTGGTGTTGAGATCAATCATTTTTATATCCATCTTGTGATGGTTGTCATCTTTATGACCATTTGAGATTGGAATTGCAGAGGCCTTGTTTTGCTCGTGCGTTTTTACTGTCATTTCAGGTGGGTGCCACCTGTTTTCTCTTGGATTCACTGGTTGTCGTTGTTGATCATCTGAATTAGAAGATTTATCCACTGGAAACTACAAGAACAAGAACAATGAGGGAGGTAGATAAATAGGTTACAGATGTTATAGAAGGCATAATAATGCAAACGTACTTGCAGAAAAAATTGGCACTAGCACAACCACAAACCTCAGCTCTTTGTCTCAGTAAGAGAAATCTTTCATGGGTCCTTTTACCTCCAACATGAACGGTCATATCACATTGCAAGCAAAGAGAAGTGCCGTCTATCTCACAGTAAAAGAAGGCTATTTTTCCAGAGGAAGAATTAAGTTTAAATTCAACTGAGAACccaagatttaataaaaatagaaGTCATGAAAATTCTAGAAAAAACATCCATACCAGGTGCATTTTCACATATGTCACAACGCGGAACAACACTGGGCTCAGCAAGTCCAACTCTTACATGCCGACTTGCAAGTTTGTTACACAAATGAATCTGCAGAGATCCGAATGACTTTGATTCAATTTCTACATAAGTATGTCACTAGACGCGACTTCGATTTAACGTGTGCTCAAGTACGATACCACATGCAACATGGCTACATTTCAAACTCCTCTCACACCCCTTAACTTTTGTTATAAACATTTTACTATTCATTTCCCTCAAATGTCAGATTTGTCTTACAGTACTTCAACACAAAATTTCAAGTTCCCAGTGTAAGATTAACATTTGAGTTTTTCCTTGATTAACATTTGAGTGCTAGGATATAAGAATTGACTGATCAAAGTACCTTACCTCTAAGTAGTTAGGAGGAATTCAGGTCCCTGGGCTCTAAATTGATATAGATGACTTCCATCTATTAACTGCAAACACTGTGAAAGTGCAGTGTAATGTTTACGTTCGCTCATGTGACCATgggggaaaaaaaaaaaaaaaaaaaaaaaatcatatcccATTTTACTACATCAGTAAACATGATTAAGTGCCTTGTGTTTTCCTAATGCATTATATGCAACGAGATAAGTAAGCGAGCTAGATTTATATGTTGTGGAAGAGAATAACTATAATCTAACTAAACCAAAACTAAAGCGGACATGGATGGATTAATGAATAAAAGCAAGCAAAATAAGAGGAGTACCTTCTCATCACATGGAACACAGAGTGCAGCTTCATCAGCAGCACAGAAAAGAGTAGCAGCAGCACCTTCACAGACATCACAGATTGTTCTCATAACTATTTATGTTAGTATTTTGTTTATGCTAATAATAATAACGTTATTTCTCTGTATCATTTCTTCAATCTAGTGCTGTTCATCATTATCCAAAGAGAGATAGAGAGATCAGTCTAAAGACAAACCAGAACAAAAAAGgatttatatatatgaagatataATGGATGGAGTAATATAATTGCTGgtgaaaaagaggaagaaaaacaAGTGAGGTTTTTGTTTCTGAGTTTATAGGTGACGTCTCATGTCTGAAAGAGCTAGAAGTTTTGACAGTAAAGAAATTTGTGGTTGGCAATGATTTTTTGGTTTTTCATTATTAAGTGTATTGCTCAGCCACAGGTTGATAAAGATGGTGGGGGAGGGAAAATGAAGGTTGTCGCCATTTCAACCACTAAATTTGgtatctcttgattttgagtgacctaaaaaagaaagatttcaaatatatttttctctttttaggTGCATTTCCCCCACCTAATCTCATGGTTGAGATAAGCTTTTAAAAGTCCAAATTGCATCTCTTTTAACCAAGATTGCTAATAGGGAGTACTCGTTTACTTGGAGGTGTACCGAGTTTACATCCTTAGAGCTTTTAGAAtggtacacccccaagcaaaTTGATAACCCCTATTAGTATCCATGCTTTTATCGACCAAAATAATATCTCATTTCCAGTAGTACTCTAGTCGGTCGGTGTGGGTGTGacttagatttgtattattatctgTAAAGTTGTGTCTGAGATTTGAGAATGCAAGCTGGTGTATGTGGATAGAATAGTATTCGACACGCACGCACAAAATAAAAACAAGGACAGTGTCTGAGAAAGACGAAAACATATACGCCAATCCAAATAGCAACATAACAAACAATGATCTATGAAATCTTCTGTCAACAATTTCTTTTTGACTCCACCATCAGGAAGATTGTGCACTTGGAGCCCCCATCTTGTTTGTTGCTGAGCGTAGAAGGAAATTTGATGGAAACTTCAAAGCCATGGAAGTTAGCCTTTTCATTTAAATCAAAAGAAGTGCACGTTCAACCAAACTCAAGACACATTATTTTAGCCAATGAAAACATAAAAGCAACATATATAGTTAAAAATTCTCGCATAGAACTTGAATTTTAGAATGACATATTGAGCATTTCCATGCTCAAGCTCTCCATCATCATACTCTCCACCAATAACCCACACGCGATTCCGGCTGCAGTTTTGCACGCAATCGTCTTAGCTACGTCCTTGAAAGAGGCAGAGGAAGAGAGTGGGAGAAGAGGAAGGTTTTCACAATTGCATATTTCGATCATATAACCATCTGGGTCATGGAAAAACACTTGATCAACCTTTATCCCACTATCCTCTACTGTTGCCTTCGCATGCTCAATCCCCATTTCTTCCAATCTCCTCTTCACGAGTCCGATATCAGTGCACTAATTAATTTGCCAAACAAGAAAATCATTCTCAATTCAGTTCAAACtttcgaaaagaaaaaaagaaaaaaaactatgtGCTTACTTGGAAAGAGATATGGTTATCCTTTGGATTAAGGGGTCGTGATTCTCTTAAGAAATCAGAAGGCCCGATGGAACTGTTCTTTAGCAAGTGTATTCCAACCCCATAGTTGAACAACCTACGTAAAAAATGCTGATCCTTAGACATAGTAATAATCATATGTAGAATATTAATGCATGAAAATAAATAGCTCAAAATGTGTGTGCATGGAAATGTGGAAAAGTTATGAGAAACTAAATTACCAAGCTCCATCAAAACCGAAAGACGATGGACGTTTGATCATAATGAAACCCAATATCTCTTGGTAGAACCGAATCGAAGTTTTCAGGGATCTACACAACAACGAAATGTGATTTAATGATAAAAGTGGCAATGGAGGAAAGCTTCCTATTTCTTCTATCTCCATTTCTCTATAATCACCACACTCACTTCTAacgaagtttttttttcttctcaaatgTGTGTGTATAGTTAGATACTACTGAGAGAATTGTGATGTTAGGACTTCAACACAACTAGTCCCCTTTATATAATGGAAGGGTTTCAAAAATGCTACAGCTATAGCAAGTTTACATGGTACACTACACATACttgattcactgttttatatcaGTTTTGGGGTTTGAGTTTTTAGGAAGAAAAGAAAGGAAGTTTCCTAGCAGATTCTTTTTTGGACAGGAGAAATAAGTTATTGGAAGAGTGAATACGAAAATTAGATGGAACCATCAAAGTGAATGCAGTGACACAACAAGTGTTAGGTCAATCAACATTTCTTGATCttgctttgtttttcttcttcttatggcTTTACTTTTGTCTTTTTACGTAGTTACGGAAGATCATTTCTTTGATGCCATTTAACAAGTGACAAAACTCGAGAAATTTCTAGGATGTTGCTTCTTAACGTCGAAAAATGCAAGCATATCAAACCGGCGCCTTGGCGTGAGTGGACGATTTAGAATTAAAAATTAGCATTCGCCTGAGTTTTATTTGAAATGATTGAGCCTTTTACAGGAGAAGCTAGAAAACACAAACTAAACACACACGATGGCGTGTAGTCCTAATTAAGGAGCTAAGCGTAAACTACTTTTATTAAGCTCCAAGCATGGATGTAGCTAGCTAGTTGCACTATTCAACATATCATCCACGGATATCGCAGTACTGAGGCCTCATTCCGCACATAGAAGGAAGTTGTCTGGCCTTCTGCATCATTTGTCCCTGGTATGCCTGTCCTTGCATCTGTTGCACCATCTGTCTAACGGCTTCACACCTGCACTCCTCACTTACTCCCCTCATCTCTCTGCAACAGTCCTGGAGTCCTTGCCTTGTTGGATTGCTCTCCTCCTCCATAATATTATCACCTCTTTGTGATGATTGTCGTAGATACTGTTGGCACATATTCATACGCATCCCCCGCATTTGCCTTTGGCACCTCTGTGATTGCTGATTTTCCGTGGTGTCTTCGATCTCGGTGGTGACGGTAGTCCTGTAAATTGATGCCTCTACTGCAGCTATGGCAAATACTGCGATCAAAAGAACCCCCATGGAAGTAGTGATGTTGAACCTAGCCATTGTTAATGTTTGAAAAACTATCTAAATTGAGAATGAACTTGTAGGATCGTATTAGTCCTAGGTGAATGAGTATTTATAGCAAAATTTCAGGTTTGCATGGGAAGTACGTGGTGTGACTAACATGGCACATCGCCATGGTCAGTTTTGTTAGCTGCTTTCAGGAATCTTTGATTACACGCGTTTGTAATGCAAATGCAGTACCAGTGAACTGATTCTTTTTCTTATGTAAAAAACTGAGAGTTGCCAGCCCTGTTAACATTGGGACTGGGTTCCAGTATTCGTTTGTTTTGACTTGGTAGGTACATCCTAAAGAGATTGAGCAGAAAGAAAAaaacgccgttgccggggatcgaacacgggtcacccgcgtgacaggcgggaatacttaTACTACAACGACTCGGATGATATGTGACGGGATGATATTTTAATTAGCCTAATTCATCATTTACCATCCTCGTACTAAACAAATTTTAGCTTGGACAAGATGATTAGCTAGGTTGAAATATTTCACAACATATGTTACTGATCCTAAAAGTTACGCTTGCTTTTTACTTCGATAATGTGTACGATTGTGTAAACTAATAACTCTTACCTAACCCCTTCCTCATCATTACTAATAACTCACAACAAACCCACAATTACCAGTCCTCAGTTATGTCCGTGATTAAAGTATTTAACCAATAAAAGTAGTCGATTAATCACATCCCTCTAAAGCACAAGAACACCACCTACTTCTTTTTATGTTGCCTTTAACTTTTGATTATCTCTTGTCACCAAATTTGCATGATTGAGGCGCACTGCAAATTGGTTCAActtggaatatgtgttggtatagTACCACTACTTGACAGTAAAATGTTTGTGTTATTTGTGGACAATTGGATTTAAGAACATTAACGTTTGCAAATGTCTCTTTTTACTAGAATTACTGTGATGACGGATTTTCCTTCACTGTAAAGATCGTACGATATGGAGAAGGGTCGAATAGTTAAATATGGTTGCTTACTGTTTTGTTATCCTTGCTATTGCTTGCACGGCTTTTGCCAGAATTATCGTACTTTTAGTTAATACTGCGTGCAGTACCTGATAGCATTGATATTGGCGTGTACAATTTtgcattaaaattaaaaattagcaTTGGCTAAAGTTTTATTTCAAATGATTCGGCCTTTTACAGGAGAAGCTAGAAAAGGCAAAGTAAACAGGATTGTGCGCAGCACCTAATTGCACTACTTGGCTAGTACTCAACTTATCGCACATGGAttgtaggagtaaaatatcgcacattcattatgtatgcgaagtaaaggtcatGAAACATGAGCGAAGATCATCGCATATAGTAAAATGGAGATGACGTATTTGATGATGTCAgcataatcacgagtaaagtgtgaagatctgtgcgaagtgTAGAGTGTGCGAATTTGAgtgaatgtacatgagcgattgtaacgcacagtgattccgaaaataaaggatctattagttgtcatccactatgtaagtatcaagaatataaaacaaagcatggacaacttaggcaagttaaagagtggtcaagatttgttcTCCCAAAAGCTAAATCTATGGCTGTTAGGATCCTAAGAGAAAACTATTAAAGCAAATTTATTTGGATGGTCAAATCTTTTACAGTTCTGAAACGCTTCTTCCCGTTCGAGCACCAAAGAAAGAGAGGCTCAAACCCTAGCAACAACAAACCTCACAAGAATTGAAGAATCAAAGCCCCGTCTATGAATCAAGGAGGAGGTAATTATTCCCCCTAATACCAATTGTATGCCAGGTATAAAATTGACACTTCATGCTATGAATTTATAACTACttatgaactgtgattgtccaTTCCCACTTTCAACGATGAACTAAATTCAATCACAACTGTGGTTGATTCCAAGAAACTTTTTTTACACCTTCATATGTTGTGACGCTATTCTGTAGAAACCCTATAATCTATTCATTTTTGAAGGATGAAGATCggtgaatttttgaatgaaaagcTCTCTCACTTCCCCTCGGCATTTCTAAGGTTATATTTCCTCTACATGCATATTTCAATTTTCTCTCAATATCTTttgcatagtattattatctgaATTCCTTCAAATCAGAGAGACCATTTCTTTGATCTATTTAGGTTTCTTTTTTAAGTATAAGGTGGTTTTTCTGATTATTTTTCAAGGAAGGAACTGACACTTCTGAAGGAACCAAATTCAATCATTTTCTCTTTTTTGGATTCGTAATAGACCCAAACTTTGTGTAAGTAATCTCTCATCTTTTCTCTTTTTCTATTGATATTTATCatgataaattttgaaaaaaatagaTCCACAAATCATTATCTTGGTCACTTTGTGGTTTATGACATAAGATTAATTTTCAAAATTTGTTGAAGTATGTGTGTTTCAAATCTTGATCTAAAGATTACGTGACATAACCGTTGGATTTTGATGGTTCAGTCCATTGTGAAGGtacttcattttctttcttttacttTTCATTCTATTAACTTGCATCTGCAACAATTTAATGTTTCTTCTGATATATTACAAGACTGATATTTGGGTTAAATTTTCGGAGAATTCATCGTTCTGCAACTAGACTTTAGTGGATTGAATATTTGATGTCTATATCTAAGTTAAGTGGGAATGTCATATCATAGCTTTTCTTTACGATCAGTAGATTTATACTCTTTGATGTCCTACCATAGCTTTTATGTCTgatatgttgtttgattttgtTCTTCATTTAAATCTTGGAAACTCTAGCGGATCATGTGTAACTAATTTTCAAGTTTTGCAGAAGTTAATAAACTACccaagtttgtgtattttactgaAGATATCTGTAGAATGAGTTGACCGGATTAAAAGCGTGGTGGTCAATTTGCAACTTCTTAAGACAGTTTATGTAAAACCAATTAAAGTTGTTAGATTGCTAGCATACAACATTCTAATGGGTATAGcaagttttattttctttcaatATTGCTGCGATGTTAGAGAAAACATGGGCATTCTAACGGGTACCTCTCGCTGCCAGATCTTTGTCAGTTCCAGATTACTTGCATATAATAACAAGGCAGTAGGTTACAGAGCATAGTTCGTTTTAATTGGGATTTGGATTCTACTTGACTTTTCTCTAAAGTCTAAAGCCAACAGATAGAGATTACGTGACTTCCTAAAATAATATGAAGATGAAGGTAGTTTCCAcatattctttctctttctcaagTAAAAATTTGATTCATGTGTAATGAATTTCGAATCGGGTTCTGATTAGTACTAACATGTTCGTGTTGAATCATTCTAATTGATTATGGGTTTATAATTGCAGGGGTTGTGTCTAAAATGATGTT includes the following:
- the LOC113288784 gene encoding B-box zinc finger protein 18-like, which gives rise to MRTICDVCEGAAATLFCAADEAALCVPCDEKIHLCNKLASRHVRVGLAEPSVVPRCDICENAPAFFYCEIDGTSLCLQCDMTVHVGGKRTHERFLLLRQRAEFPVDKSSNSDDQQRQPVNPRENRWHPPEMTVKTHEQNKASAIPISNGHKDDNHHKMDIKMIDLNTRPNNRINEQASSSQGMDVLSGNT
- the LOC113286018 gene encoding uncharacterized protein LOC113286018; the protein is MEIEEIGSFPPLPLLSLNHISLLCRSLKTSIRFYQEILGFIMIKRPSSFGFDGAWLFNYGVGIHLLKNSSIGPSDFLRESRPLNPKDNHISFQCTDIGLVKRRLEEMGIEHAKATVEDSGIKVDQVFFHDPDGYMIEICNCENLPLLPLSSSASFKDVAKTIACKTAAGIACGLLVESMMMESLSMEMLNMSF
- the LOC113291288 gene encoding 2S albumin-like encodes the protein MARFNITTSMGVLLIAVFAIAAVEASIYRTTVTTEIEDTTENQQSQRCQRQMRGMRMNMCQQYLRQSSQRGDNIMEEESNPTRQGLQDCCREMRGVSEECRCEAVRQMVQQMQGQAYQGQMMQKARQLPSMCGMRPQYCDIRG